Proteins found in one Oncorhynchus mykiss isolate Arlee chromosome 17, USDA_OmykA_1.1, whole genome shotgun sequence genomic segment:
- the LOC110493520 gene encoding NACHT, LRR and PYD domains-containing protein 12 isoform X1, giving the protein MFCPGKENRLTEQRNVSASHVGKLRNKLKAILKKKYQRPPGGETEHPFYIHCDLHYPPGESSKENQHEYILSEPGYRRRHQGTCSFRNSEVDEPIRTALTKGVSGIGKTSQVRMMILNWAEGKGNQEVQLIFPLPFRELNLLKERLSLIELLYEFFPELKEPGICNLENCRVGFFFDGLDEFRRPLDFKNSLIVTNVTEVSSVPTLLTNLINGNLLPSAAHIWITSRPAAVSRIPLQYIDRVSEIEGFTDSQKEEFFRRAINDENQAKAVITYLKNSKGLYNLCQIPFICSISASILEKQTYVPDKTCEPVALTPLFNDLLILLQMANHNVKIVNELGELALKQLVKGNTVFYEEDLRECNIDARVAAVYAKGNIPIFREDIGLHQQKIYYFGHTTIQEFFGALRFLQSVDVQDENRAVNQKTQFERTLCFFRDATQLKSAVDMTLRSKTGHMDLFLRFLLGIAQNFNQMFSEAGFTSSTTLPEMLVYIKEKVLENPASPRTLNLLNCLRELKDYSLDNDSVHFLKTGIPPDAKYPPSHWSDLATLLVASESGPIDMLGLEVENRGDEELLRMLPVIKASQTATLSYHNLTEKSCECLGSALTSKVSNLKTLDLSFNTLKDSGVQLLAAGLAKPHCRLERLKLSGCRVKQNGFAALAKALKSNPSHLRELDLSGNEPEESGVFHLVDGLKVVKCELQILKLSNCKLGLELSRALAVLLIDNPRHLRELDVSMNDLGDRGVKLLMDILKSTQIYKLELYCCQLTEKCCENMFGCLLNIPSLRELNLSNNNLKDEGVKMLCNAFGLPACQLEKLNLASCGFTSGDCCWLAGGFSFSPTFLKQLDISRNHLGHSDVAFFLFLKTIRFSLETLRLSDCKMTELCCPELVEALRSSLTNLKELDLSGNELGDIGVKTLCMGLTSTTCKLERLFLRCCGITVKGCSSLAVALKSSCSKITELGLMGNDTGEEGLRILSGIRDDPRYKLQTLEIND; this is encoded by the exons ATGTTTTGCCCTGGGAAAGAAAACCGATTGACTGAACAAAG GAATGTCTCTGCCTCCCATGTGGGAAAACTCCGCAATAAGTTAAAAGCCATCTTGAAGAAAAAGTACCAACGTCCACCAGGGGGAGAAACTGAGCATCCATTTTATATACATTGTGATCTCCACTATCCACCTGGTGAAAGTAGCAAGGAGAACCAACATGAGTACATTCTATCTGAGCCAGGCTACAGGAGAAGACATCAAGGAACATGTTCATTCCGAAACTCAGAAGTCGATGAGCCTATCAGAACAGCTCTGACAAAGGGCGTCTCTGGTATTGGCAAAACTAGCCAGGTGCGGATGATGATTCTTAACTGGGCAGAGGGAAAAGGAAACCAGGAAGTTCAACTAATATTTCCCCTTCCTTTCCGAGAGCTGAATTTGCTGAAGGAGAGACTGAGTCTGATTGAACTTCTTTACGAGTTTTTCCCAGAATTGAAAGAACCTGGAATTTGCAACTTGGAGAACTGCAGAGTTGGGTTCTTCTTTGACGGGCTGGATGAATTCCGTCGTCCTCTCGACTTCAAGAACAGCCTGATTGTGACCAATGTCACCGAGGTTTCCTCTGTGCCGACACTGCTGACAAACCTCATTAACGGTAATCTCCTTCCCTCCGCCGCTCACATATGGATTACATCCAGACCTGCGGCAGTCAGTCGCATCCCTCTTCAGTACATTGACAGAGTGTCAGAAATCGAAGGCTTCACCGACTCCCAGAAAGAGGAGTTCTTCAGGAGAGCAATCAATGACGAGAACCAGGCCAAAGCAGTTATCACCTACTTGAAGAACTCGAAGGGCCTCTACAACTTGTGCCAGATACCTTTTATCTGTTCAATCTCAGCGTCAATCCTCGAGAAACAGACATATGTACCCGACAAAACATGCGAACCTGTCGCACTAACTCCATTATTTAACGACCTACTCATCCTGTTACAAATGGCGAACCACAATGTAAAGATAGTTAACGAATTGGGGGAACTAGCCTTGAAGCAGTTGGTGAAAGGCAACACGGTTTTCTACGAGGAAGACCTACGAGAGTGCAACATTGATGCCCGAGTGGCAGCTGTGTACGCAAAAGGGAACATACCCATCTTCAGGGAGGATATTGGGCTGCACCAACAGAAGATCTACTACTTTGGGCATACCACCATTCAGGAGTTCTTTGGCGCATTGCGGTTTCTTCAGTCTGTTGACGTCCAAGACGAAAACCGGGCTGTCAACCAGAAAACCCAGTTCGAGAGAACTCTCTGTTTTTTTAGAGATGCCACCCAACTCAAGAGCGCGGTGGACATGACTTTGCGGAGCAAGACCGGACACATGGACCTCTTCCTTCGCTTCCTCCTCGGCATTGCGCAGAACTTTAACCAGATGTTCTCCGAGGCTGGCTTCACCTCGTCTACTACCCTTCCGGAAATGTTAGTGTACATCAAGGAGAAGGTCTTGGAGAATCCCGCTTCGCCGAGGACCCTCAACCTGCTGAACTGCCTGAGGGAACTGAAAGACTACTCTCTAGACAACGATAGTGTGCACTTTCTCAAGACGGGAATCCCCCCAGATGCCAAATATCCACCTTCACATTGGTCCGACCTGGCCACTCTCTTAGTAGCATCGGAGTCTGGGCCGATAGACATGCTTGGGTTGGAagtagagaacagaggagacGAGGAACTTCTGAGGATGCTGCCAGTGATCAAAGCTTCCCAGACAGCCAC ACTGTCTTATCACAACCTGACTGAGAAATCCTGTGAATGTCTGGGCTCGGCGCTTACCTCAAAGGTGTCCAATCTGAAAACTCTGGACCTGAGTTTCAACACGCTGAAGGACTCAGGAGTGCAGCTGTTGGCGGCCGGCCTGGCCAAGCCACATTGCCGACTGGAGAGACTGAAACTGTCCGGCTGCAGGGTGAAACAGAATGGCTTTGCAGCTCTGGCCAAAGCTCTCAAATCCAACCCGTCGCACCTGCGAGAGCTGGATCTGAGTGGCAACGAACCGGAAGAATCGGGGGTGTTTCATCTCGTTGACGGACTAAAGGTTGTTAAGTGCGAACTGCAGATCCTGAA GCTCTCAAACTGCAAGCTGGGCCTGGAGCTGAGTCGCGCTCTGGCGGTGTTGCTGATAGACAACCCCAGACACCTGCGAGAGCTGGACGTCAGCATGAACGACCTGGGAGACCGGGGGGTGAAGCTGCTCATGGACATACTGAAGTCAACCCAGATATACAAACTGGA GTTGTACTGTTGTCAGCTCACTGAGAAATGCTGTGAGAACATGTTTGGATGTCTGCTGAACATCCCCAGTCTGAGGGAGCTCAACCTGAGCAACAACAACCTGAAGGACGAGGGGGTCAAGATGCTTTGCAACGCCTTCGGACTGCCCGCCTGTCAACTGGAGAAACTCaa TCTGGCGAGCTGTGGCTTCACGTCTGGAGACTGTTGTTGGCTGGCTGGAGGGTTCAGTTTCAGCCCCACCTTCCTCAAACAGCTGGATATCAGCAGGAACCACCTGGGCCACTCAGATGTCGCGTTTTTCCTGTTCCTCAAAACTATACGCTTTTCACTGGAGACCCTACG actgAGTGACTGTAAGATGACAGAGCTATGCTGTCCAGAGCTGGTCGAAGCTCTCCGCTCCAGTCTCACCAACCTGAAAGAACTGGATCTATCTGGAAACGAACTGGGAGACATCGGTGTAAAAACACTCTGCATGGGACTGACCTCAACAACCTGTAAGCTGGAGAGACTGTT TCTGAGATGCTGTGGGATCACAGTAAAGGGCTGCTCCTCCCTAGCCGTAGCCCTGAAGTCCAGCTGCTCCAAAATCACAGAACTAGGCCTGATGGGAAACGACACGGGAGAAGAAGGACTGAGAATTCTCTCCGGCATCAGGGATGACCCACGCTACAAACTACAGACTCTAGA AATAAACGATTGA
- the LOC110493520 gene encoding NACHT, LRR and PYD domains-containing protein 12 isoform X2, translating to MMILNWAEGKGNQEVQLIFPLPFRELNLLKERLSLIELLYEFFPELKEPGICNLENCRVGFFFDGLDEFRRPLDFKNSLIVTNVTEVSSVPTLLTNLINGNLLPSAAHIWITSRPAAVSRIPLQYIDRVSEIEGFTDSQKEEFFRRAINDENQAKAVITYLKNSKGLYNLCQIPFICSISASILEKQTYVPDKTCEPVALTPLFNDLLILLQMANHNVKIVNELGELALKQLVKGNTVFYEEDLRECNIDARVAAVYAKGNIPIFREDIGLHQQKIYYFGHTTIQEFFGALRFLQSVDVQDENRAVNQKTQFERTLCFFRDATQLKSAVDMTLRSKTGHMDLFLRFLLGIAQNFNQMFSEAGFTSSTTLPEMLVYIKEKVLENPASPRTLNLLNCLRELKDYSLDNDSVHFLKTGIPPDAKYPPSHWSDLATLLVASESGPIDMLGLEVENRGDEELLRMLPVIKASQTATLSYHNLTEKSCECLGSALTSKVSNLKTLDLSFNTLKDSGVQLLAAGLAKPHCRLERLKLSGCRVKQNGFAALAKALKSNPSHLRELDLSGNEPEESGVFHLVDGLKVVKCELQILKLSNCKLGLELSRALAVLLIDNPRHLRELDVSMNDLGDRGVKLLMDILKSTQIYKLELYCCQLTEKCCENMFGCLLNIPSLRELNLSNNNLKDEGVKMLCNAFGLPACQLEKLNLASCGFTSGDCCWLAGGFSFSPTFLKQLDISRNHLGHSDVAFFLFLKTIRFSLETLRLSDCKMTELCCPELVEALRSSLTNLKELDLSGNELGDIGVKTLCMGLTSTTCKLERLFLRCCGITVKGCSSLAVALKSSCSKITELGLMGNDTGEEGLRILSGIRDDPRYKLQTLEIND from the exons ATGATGATTCTTAACTGGGCAGAGGGAAAAGGAAACCAGGAAGTTCAACTAATATTTCCCCTTCCTTTCCGAGAGCTGAATTTGCTGAAGGAGAGACTGAGTCTGATTGAACTTCTTTACGAGTTTTTCCCAGAATTGAAAGAACCTGGAATTTGCAACTTGGAGAACTGCAGAGTTGGGTTCTTCTTTGACGGGCTGGATGAATTCCGTCGTCCTCTCGACTTCAAGAACAGCCTGATTGTGACCAATGTCACCGAGGTTTCCTCTGTGCCGACACTGCTGACAAACCTCATTAACGGTAATCTCCTTCCCTCCGCCGCTCACATATGGATTACATCCAGACCTGCGGCAGTCAGTCGCATCCCTCTTCAGTACATTGACAGAGTGTCAGAAATCGAAGGCTTCACCGACTCCCAGAAAGAGGAGTTCTTCAGGAGAGCAATCAATGACGAGAACCAGGCCAAAGCAGTTATCACCTACTTGAAGAACTCGAAGGGCCTCTACAACTTGTGCCAGATACCTTTTATCTGTTCAATCTCAGCGTCAATCCTCGAGAAACAGACATATGTACCCGACAAAACATGCGAACCTGTCGCACTAACTCCATTATTTAACGACCTACTCATCCTGTTACAAATGGCGAACCACAATGTAAAGATAGTTAACGAATTGGGGGAACTAGCCTTGAAGCAGTTGGTGAAAGGCAACACGGTTTTCTACGAGGAAGACCTACGAGAGTGCAACATTGATGCCCGAGTGGCAGCTGTGTACGCAAAAGGGAACATACCCATCTTCAGGGAGGATATTGGGCTGCACCAACAGAAGATCTACTACTTTGGGCATACCACCATTCAGGAGTTCTTTGGCGCATTGCGGTTTCTTCAGTCTGTTGACGTCCAAGACGAAAACCGGGCTGTCAACCAGAAAACCCAGTTCGAGAGAACTCTCTGTTTTTTTAGAGATGCCACCCAACTCAAGAGCGCGGTGGACATGACTTTGCGGAGCAAGACCGGACACATGGACCTCTTCCTTCGCTTCCTCCTCGGCATTGCGCAGAACTTTAACCAGATGTTCTCCGAGGCTGGCTTCACCTCGTCTACTACCCTTCCGGAAATGTTAGTGTACATCAAGGAGAAGGTCTTGGAGAATCCCGCTTCGCCGAGGACCCTCAACCTGCTGAACTGCCTGAGGGAACTGAAAGACTACTCTCTAGACAACGATAGTGTGCACTTTCTCAAGACGGGAATCCCCCCAGATGCCAAATATCCACCTTCACATTGGTCCGACCTGGCCACTCTCTTAGTAGCATCGGAGTCTGGGCCGATAGACATGCTTGGGTTGGAagtagagaacagaggagacGAGGAACTTCTGAGGATGCTGCCAGTGATCAAAGCTTCCCAGACAGCCAC ACTGTCTTATCACAACCTGACTGAGAAATCCTGTGAATGTCTGGGCTCGGCGCTTACCTCAAAGGTGTCCAATCTGAAAACTCTGGACCTGAGTTTCAACACGCTGAAGGACTCAGGAGTGCAGCTGTTGGCGGCCGGCCTGGCCAAGCCACATTGCCGACTGGAGAGACTGAAACTGTCCGGCTGCAGGGTGAAACAGAATGGCTTTGCAGCTCTGGCCAAAGCTCTCAAATCCAACCCGTCGCACCTGCGAGAGCTGGATCTGAGTGGCAACGAACCGGAAGAATCGGGGGTGTTTCATCTCGTTGACGGACTAAAGGTTGTTAAGTGCGAACTGCAGATCCTGAA GCTCTCAAACTGCAAGCTGGGCCTGGAGCTGAGTCGCGCTCTGGCGGTGTTGCTGATAGACAACCCCAGACACCTGCGAGAGCTGGACGTCAGCATGAACGACCTGGGAGACCGGGGGGTGAAGCTGCTCATGGACATACTGAAGTCAACCCAGATATACAAACTGGA GTTGTACTGTTGTCAGCTCACTGAGAAATGCTGTGAGAACATGTTTGGATGTCTGCTGAACATCCCCAGTCTGAGGGAGCTCAACCTGAGCAACAACAACCTGAAGGACGAGGGGGTCAAGATGCTTTGCAACGCCTTCGGACTGCCCGCCTGTCAACTGGAGAAACTCaa TCTGGCGAGCTGTGGCTTCACGTCTGGAGACTGTTGTTGGCTGGCTGGAGGGTTCAGTTTCAGCCCCACCTTCCTCAAACAGCTGGATATCAGCAGGAACCACCTGGGCCACTCAGATGTCGCGTTTTTCCTGTTCCTCAAAACTATACGCTTTTCACTGGAGACCCTACG actgAGTGACTGTAAGATGACAGAGCTATGCTGTCCAGAGCTGGTCGAAGCTCTCCGCTCCAGTCTCACCAACCTGAAAGAACTGGATCTATCTGGAAACGAACTGGGAGACATCGGTGTAAAAACACTCTGCATGGGACTGACCTCAACAACCTGTAAGCTGGAGAGACTGTT TCTGAGATGCTGTGGGATCACAGTAAAGGGCTGCTCCTCCCTAGCCGTAGCCCTGAAGTCCAGCTGCTCCAAAATCACAGAACTAGGCCTGATGGGAAACGACACGGGAGAAGAAGGACTGAGAATTCTCTCCGGCATCAGGGATGACCCACGCTACAAACTACAGACTCTAGA AATAAACGATTGA